The following are encoded together in the Neofelis nebulosa isolate mNeoNeb1 chromosome 9, mNeoNeb1.pri, whole genome shotgun sequence genome:
- the NT5C1B gene encoding cytosolic 5'-nucleotidase 1B isoform X2: MSQTSLKQKKKNDTGSKNSKDSIDTEKRKDSEKSGVRLSTQESQESPLPKTDSRGYVVRNQWSRTSRSLSTRASSVDETRSKSASLKLPASSTTSRTSSTSPSQQESQKELSAQPSPPTPPMPLDSSPPTPPESYSQSRRSSKIQENPEARAHGIARDSMQLREYPPRTPPTEWKSYAQRRTTYSTQLDRDCLSELPRQQQLEEEEEEDEAYWASVRTLYEKTPSCSRPRPPKPKHAITIAVSSRALFNMVDGRKIFEEEGLEKYMEYQLTNENVILTPGPAFRFVKALQHVNARLRELYPNEQDLFDIVLMTNNHAQVGVRLINSVNHYGLLIDRFCLTGGKSPIGYLKAYLTNLYLSADSEKVQEAIQEGIASATMFDGAKDMAYCDTQLRVAFDGDAVLFSDESEHITKEHGLDKFFQHEALFENKPLAQGPLKGFLEDLGRLQKKFYAKDERLLCPIRTYLVTARSAASSGARVLKTLRRWGLEIDEALFLAGAPKGPILVKIRPHIFFDDHMFHIEGAQKFGTITAHVPYGINQKMNN, translated from the exons ATGAGTCAAACAtctctgaaacagaaaaagaag AATGATACTGGATCGAAGAACTCAAAAGACAgcatagacacagagaaaagaaaggattctgaGAAATCAGGAGTTCGTCTGAGCACACAG GAATCACAAGAATCACCATTGCCGAAGACTGATTCTCGGGGGTACGTTGTGCGAAATCAGTGGTCACGAACTTCACGGAGCCTATCCACCAGAGCTTCATCAGTAGACGAAACCAGAAGCAAGAGTGCCAGTCTTAAG CTCCCCGCTAGCTCCACAACCTCCCGGACTTCATCCACCTCCCCCAGCCAGCAAGAGTCCCAGAAAGAGCTGTCGGCGCAGCCCTCGCCGCCCACGCCACCCATGCCTCTCGACTCGAGCCCTCCCACTCCCCCGGAGTCCTATTCCCAGTCCCGGCGCAGCAGCAAGATACAGGAGAATCCAGAAGCCCGGGCTCATGGCATCGCGCGGGACTCCATGCAGCTACGGGAATACCCTCCTCGCACGCCCCCCACCGAATGGAAGTCCTATGCCCAGCGCAGGACGACCTACTCCACCCAGCTGGACCGCGACTGCCTGTCAGAACTGCCCCGGCAGCAGcagctggaggaagaggaggaagaggatgaggcCTATTGGGCATCCGTGAGAACTCTGTATGAGAAGACCCCCAGCTGCTCTCGCCCCCGACCG CCCAAACCCAAGCATGCCATCACCATCGCTGTGTCATCCCGGGCACTTTTCAACATGGTGGACGGCAGGAAAATCTTCGAGGAAGAGGGTCTAGAAAAGTACATGGAATATCAGCTCACCAATGAGAATGTCATCCTGACCCCAGGGCCTGCATTCCGCTTTGTCAAG GCACTGCAGCATGTCAATGCTAGACTCCGTGAGCTGTATCCTAATGAACAGGACTTATTTGATATTGTACTGATGACTAATAACCATGCCCAAGTGGGAGTGCGGCTTATAAACAGCGTCAATCACTatg GCTTACTAATTGACCGCTTCTGTCTGACTGGTGGAAAAAGCCCCATTGGCTATCTGAAGGCATATCTTACCAACTTGTATCTTTCGGCAGATTCTGAAAAAGTACAAGAAGCCATACAAGAAG GGATCGCCTCTGCAACTATGTTTGATGGAGCCAAAGACATGGCTTACTGTGACACACAGCTCCGCGTGGCCTTTGATGGGGATGCCGTCCTCTTCTCGGATGAATCTGAACATATTACCAAGGAGCACGGGCTGGACAAGTTCTTTCAACATGAAGCACTATTTGAGAATAAGCCTCTTGCTCAG GGTCCCTTAAAAGGCTTTCTGGAAGATTTAGGCAGACTGCAAAAGAAGTTTTATGCCAAAGACGAACGGTTACTTTGCCCTATCAGGACCTACCTGGTTACAGCCAGGAGTGCAGCCAGTTCAGGCGCCCGAGTGCTGAAAACCCTTCGCCGCTGGGGTCTAGAGATAGACGAAGCTCTTTTCCTTGCTGGAGCCCCCAAAGGTCCCATCTTGGTAAAGATAAGGCCCCACATTTTCTTTGATGACCACATGTTCCACATTGAAGGGGCACAGAAATTCGGCACCATCACAGCTCATGTACCTTATGGCATTaatcaaaaaatgaacaattag
- the NT5C1B gene encoding cytosolic 5'-nucleotidase 1B isoform X1, translating to MSQTSLKQKKKNDTGSKNSKDSIDTEKRKDSEKSGVRLSTQMRRAVNPNHLLRCCPMRGHSSCRRCLCAAEGTVLLGPCRTIRVYIHLCLLWEQGRQITMIRESQESPLPKTDSRGYVVRNQWSRTSRSLSTRASSVDETRSKSASLKLPASSTTSRTSSTSPSQQESQKELSAQPSPPTPPMPLDSSPPTPPESYSQSRRSSKIQENPEARAHGIARDSMQLREYPPRTPPTEWKSYAQRRTTYSTQLDRDCLSELPRQQQLEEEEEEDEAYWASVRTLYEKTPSCSRPRPPKPKHAITIAVSSRALFNMVDGRKIFEEEGLEKYMEYQLTNENVILTPGPAFRFVKALQHVNARLRELYPNEQDLFDIVLMTNNHAQVGVRLINSVNHYGLLIDRFCLTGGKSPIGYLKAYLTNLYLSADSEKVQEAIQEGIASATMFDGAKDMAYCDTQLRVAFDGDAVLFSDESEHITKEHGLDKFFQHEALFENKPLAQGPLKGFLEDLGRLQKKFYAKDERLLCPIRTYLVTARSAASSGARVLKTLRRWGLEIDEALFLAGAPKGPILVKIRPHIFFDDHMFHIEGAQKFGTITAHVPYGINQKMNN from the exons ATGAGTCAAACAtctctgaaacagaaaaagaag AATGATACTGGATCGAAGAACTCAAAAGACAgcatagacacagagaaaagaaaggattctgaGAAATCAGGAGTTCGTCTGAGCACACAG ATGAGGCGTGCAGTCAATCCGAATCACTTGCTGAGATGTTGCCCCATGCGAGGTCACTCGTCGTGTAGACGCTGCCTTTGTGCAGCGGAGGGAACAGTACTTCTTGGCCCCTGCCGCACAATACGTGTTTATATTCACTTGTGCCTCTTGTGGGAGCAGGGCCGGCAGATCACCATGATCAGG GAATCACAAGAATCACCATTGCCGAAGACTGATTCTCGGGGGTACGTTGTGCGAAATCAGTGGTCACGAACTTCACGGAGCCTATCCACCAGAGCTTCATCAGTAGACGAAACCAGAAGCAAGAGTGCCAGTCTTAAG CTCCCCGCTAGCTCCACAACCTCCCGGACTTCATCCACCTCCCCCAGCCAGCAAGAGTCCCAGAAAGAGCTGTCGGCGCAGCCCTCGCCGCCCACGCCACCCATGCCTCTCGACTCGAGCCCTCCCACTCCCCCGGAGTCCTATTCCCAGTCCCGGCGCAGCAGCAAGATACAGGAGAATCCAGAAGCCCGGGCTCATGGCATCGCGCGGGACTCCATGCAGCTACGGGAATACCCTCCTCGCACGCCCCCCACCGAATGGAAGTCCTATGCCCAGCGCAGGACGACCTACTCCACCCAGCTGGACCGCGACTGCCTGTCAGAACTGCCCCGGCAGCAGcagctggaggaagaggaggaagaggatgaggcCTATTGGGCATCCGTGAGAACTCTGTATGAGAAGACCCCCAGCTGCTCTCGCCCCCGACCG CCCAAACCCAAGCATGCCATCACCATCGCTGTGTCATCCCGGGCACTTTTCAACATGGTGGACGGCAGGAAAATCTTCGAGGAAGAGGGTCTAGAAAAGTACATGGAATATCAGCTCACCAATGAGAATGTCATCCTGACCCCAGGGCCTGCATTCCGCTTTGTCAAG GCACTGCAGCATGTCAATGCTAGACTCCGTGAGCTGTATCCTAATGAACAGGACTTATTTGATATTGTACTGATGACTAATAACCATGCCCAAGTGGGAGTGCGGCTTATAAACAGCGTCAATCACTatg GCTTACTAATTGACCGCTTCTGTCTGACTGGTGGAAAAAGCCCCATTGGCTATCTGAAGGCATATCTTACCAACTTGTATCTTTCGGCAGATTCTGAAAAAGTACAAGAAGCCATACAAGAAG GGATCGCCTCTGCAACTATGTTTGATGGAGCCAAAGACATGGCTTACTGTGACACACAGCTCCGCGTGGCCTTTGATGGGGATGCCGTCCTCTTCTCGGATGAATCTGAACATATTACCAAGGAGCACGGGCTGGACAAGTTCTTTCAACATGAAGCACTATTTGAGAATAAGCCTCTTGCTCAG GGTCCCTTAAAAGGCTTTCTGGAAGATTTAGGCAGACTGCAAAAGAAGTTTTATGCCAAAGACGAACGGTTACTTTGCCCTATCAGGACCTACCTGGTTACAGCCAGGAGTGCAGCCAGTTCAGGCGCCCGAGTGCTGAAAACCCTTCGCCGCTGGGGTCTAGAGATAGACGAAGCTCTTTTCCTTGCTGGAGCCCCCAAAGGTCCCATCTTGGTAAAGATAAGGCCCCACATTTTCTTTGATGACCACATGTTCCACATTGAAGGGGCACAGAAATTCGGCACCATCACAGCTCATGTACCTTATGGCATTaatcaaaaaatgaacaattag
- the NT5C1B gene encoding cytosolic 5'-nucleotidase 1B isoform X3 encodes MSQTSLKQKKKNDTGSKNSKDSIDTEKRKDSEKSGVRLSTQMRRAVNPNHLLRCCPMRGHSSCRRCLCAAEGTVLLGPCRTIRVYIHLCLLWEQGRQITMIRESQESPLPKTDSRGYVVRNQWSRTSRSLSTRASSVDETRSKSASLKLPASSTTSRTSSTSPSQQESQKELSAQPSPPTPPMPLDSSPPTPPESYSQSRRSSKIQENPEARAHGIARDSMQLREYPPRTPPTEWKSYAQRRTTYSTQLDRDCLSELPRQQQLEEEEEEDEAYWASVRTLYEKTPSCSRPRPPKPKHAITIAVSSRALFNMVDGRKIFEEEGLEKYMEYQLTNENVILTPGPAFRFVKALQHVNARLRELYPNEQDLFDIVLMTNNHAQVGVRLINSVNHYGLLIDRFCLTGGKSPIGYLKAYLTNLYLSADSEKVQEAIQEGIASATMFDGAKDMAYCDTQLRVAFDGDAVLFSDESEHITKEHGLDKFFQHEALFENKPLAQRNS; translated from the exons ATGAGTCAAACAtctctgaaacagaaaaagaag AATGATACTGGATCGAAGAACTCAAAAGACAgcatagacacagagaaaagaaaggattctgaGAAATCAGGAGTTCGTCTGAGCACACAG ATGAGGCGTGCAGTCAATCCGAATCACTTGCTGAGATGTTGCCCCATGCGAGGTCACTCGTCGTGTAGACGCTGCCTTTGTGCAGCGGAGGGAACAGTACTTCTTGGCCCCTGCCGCACAATACGTGTTTATATTCACTTGTGCCTCTTGTGGGAGCAGGGCCGGCAGATCACCATGATCAGG GAATCACAAGAATCACCATTGCCGAAGACTGATTCTCGGGGGTACGTTGTGCGAAATCAGTGGTCACGAACTTCACGGAGCCTATCCACCAGAGCTTCATCAGTAGACGAAACCAGAAGCAAGAGTGCCAGTCTTAAG CTCCCCGCTAGCTCCACAACCTCCCGGACTTCATCCACCTCCCCCAGCCAGCAAGAGTCCCAGAAAGAGCTGTCGGCGCAGCCCTCGCCGCCCACGCCACCCATGCCTCTCGACTCGAGCCCTCCCACTCCCCCGGAGTCCTATTCCCAGTCCCGGCGCAGCAGCAAGATACAGGAGAATCCAGAAGCCCGGGCTCATGGCATCGCGCGGGACTCCATGCAGCTACGGGAATACCCTCCTCGCACGCCCCCCACCGAATGGAAGTCCTATGCCCAGCGCAGGACGACCTACTCCACCCAGCTGGACCGCGACTGCCTGTCAGAACTGCCCCGGCAGCAGcagctggaggaagaggaggaagaggatgaggcCTATTGGGCATCCGTGAGAACTCTGTATGAGAAGACCCCCAGCTGCTCTCGCCCCCGACCG CCCAAACCCAAGCATGCCATCACCATCGCTGTGTCATCCCGGGCACTTTTCAACATGGTGGACGGCAGGAAAATCTTCGAGGAAGAGGGTCTAGAAAAGTACATGGAATATCAGCTCACCAATGAGAATGTCATCCTGACCCCAGGGCCTGCATTCCGCTTTGTCAAG GCACTGCAGCATGTCAATGCTAGACTCCGTGAGCTGTATCCTAATGAACAGGACTTATTTGATATTGTACTGATGACTAATAACCATGCCCAAGTGGGAGTGCGGCTTATAAACAGCGTCAATCACTatg GCTTACTAATTGACCGCTTCTGTCTGACTGGTGGAAAAAGCCCCATTGGCTATCTGAAGGCATATCTTACCAACTTGTATCTTTCGGCAGATTCTGAAAAAGTACAAGAAGCCATACAAGAAG GGATCGCCTCTGCAACTATGTTTGATGGAGCCAAAGACATGGCTTACTGTGACACACAGCTCCGCGTGGCCTTTGATGGGGATGCCGTCCTCTTCTCGGATGAATCTGAACATATTACCAAGGAGCACGGGCTGGACAAGTTCTTTCAACATGAAGCACTATTTGAGAATAAGCCTCTTGCTCAG AGAAACAGCTAG